In Tautonia rosea, one DNA window encodes the following:
- the galE gene encoding UDP-glucose 4-epimerase GalE gives MKLLLTGGAGYIGSACLRWLVKHGHDPIAFDDLSEGNPPSVPGDRLVVGDILDTDALTEALKRHQAEAVMHFAALAIVPDSVKDPDNYYRVNVVGTKSVLDAMRRAEVPRIVFSSTCATYGNRAEMPLTEETPQNPEHPYGTTKLAAERLIKDYAAAYGLGYAILRYFNAAGADPDGTYGEDRRHETHLIPLTLQAAAGLRPKLTVFGTDWPTRDGTCVRDYIHTEDLADAHQKAVEAIGPGDGRIYNVGSGHGATVLEVIQACEEVVGRPIARDLAGRRPGDPPELIASPEKIASELGWSPRYTDIRAIVETAWRWLESHPDGYGPKPSRA, from the coding sequence ATGAAGCTCTTGTTGACCGGAGGCGCCGGCTATATCGGCAGCGCCTGCCTGAGGTGGCTGGTAAAGCACGGGCACGACCCGATCGCCTTCGATGACCTGTCGGAAGGGAACCCGCCGAGCGTACCAGGGGATCGCCTGGTGGTGGGAGACATTCTTGATACGGATGCCCTCACCGAGGCCTTGAAACGGCACCAGGCTGAGGCGGTGATGCACTTCGCGGCGTTGGCGATCGTGCCGGACTCGGTCAAGGATCCGGACAATTACTACCGGGTCAACGTGGTCGGGACCAAGAGCGTGCTCGATGCGATGCGGAGGGCGGAGGTGCCTCGAATCGTCTTCAGCAGCACCTGTGCGACGTACGGCAACCGGGCCGAGATGCCGTTGACCGAGGAGACGCCGCAGAATCCGGAGCATCCGTACGGAACGACCAAGCTGGCGGCGGAGCGATTGATCAAGGATTACGCGGCGGCGTACGGGCTCGGCTATGCAATCCTGCGGTACTTCAATGCCGCCGGAGCCGATCCGGATGGGACGTACGGGGAAGATCGGCGTCACGAGACGCACCTGATTCCGTTGACCCTTCAGGCAGCGGCCGGATTGAGGCCAAAGCTGACCGTGTTCGGGACCGACTGGCCGACTCGGGACGGCACCTGCGTTCGGGACTATATTCACACCGAGGACCTGGCCGACGCGCATCAGAAGGCCGTCGAGGCGATTGGGCCGGGGGACGGTCGAATTTACAACGTCGGCTCCGGGCACGGCGCAACGGTGTTGGAGGTGATCCAGGCCTGTGAAGAGGTGGTCGGACGACCGATTGCCCGAGACCTGGCCGGCCGACGACCAGGAGATCCGCCGGAGTTGATCGCCAGCCCGGAGAAAATCGCCTCGGAATTAGGCTGGAGCCCCCGTTATACTGACATCCGAGCGATCGTTGAGACCGCCTGGCGATGGCTCGAATCCCACCCTGACGGCTATGGCCCGAAGCCGTCCCGAGCCTGA